AAAGCGTTAACATAATGAGTACAACCTATGACTCAGGATGGTTACTGAGAGTCTGTGGTAATCACAGCAATAATGAAAGACAAACTACAACAGAAGCTGATGATGTTAGAGACTAGAGATGGATCTACACTGGAGGGCACAGAGAGACTTCTATTATAACTCACCTATTTTGGGAGCAATTTCAAAAACATCTTAAAGACACCCCCCCCAGTAGTCaggctaaaaataataataaagtcagctaatatttattaggaaatatatttctataaagagAGACCAAAAATTTTTCTGGGCAGCAAATGCATATTGATCGTTAACTcacattttcacatattttatgtttaatatttacaACAACCCTGAGAAATAGGTCCCATCACCTTTCTTCATCATCACACTTTACTGACAATCAGAAATTGAATGATTCTGATATTAGTCAAAAATCACCTTCTCTTCCCATAAAACAATTCAAGGAGGAATTAATGACTTCAGTAACCCAGAAACTGACTCCTTAAAATGTTGCTGTGAGCATTTTCATGATTAAGTTCAATCTGCCATTAAAGCAGGCTGGTTCCCTTCTGCCCAGAcctccatcccaccccacccccactgccccaaAACAGGTGAGTTTAATCACTTCGGAACATACAACGAGAACCATACAACTTATTCTAAATTCTTATTTGTTACCTGTGGGAAAGTAACAAATTTGTCATTCCTTTAAATGAAACGATTGTTCTCTTTTAAGTTAGGTTAAGGATTCATACCATAGCTGGGTGGTTAAGAAGATAATATTTAACAGATGATAATCTATTAAATCTAAATAGCCACCAGGTGGCAGAGAGTAACCATTAATATATAGTCCAGATAAAATGGTTTCTATTTAGCTTAAATGACTTTACCAAAAAGAATTAAGTTTACCAGGTACTTCTGGTTGTCTTGAAGCCATTGAAAGACTGGGATCCAGATGCTTTTTCTATATAGAATTCGGAGATGAGTCCCTGTCACctagtaaaaataacaaagggcATTTTCTTATGGTAAACACCAAAGAATAGCTCCAAAGCTGTTATTTTCTTCTGATGGGAACACAaattccaccccccccccacagaaGGCTTCCCCTAGGAAAAGGCACACAGAATTTTATGGATTGTACACAAAGTTAAAACATACAAGAGCTAGTGAGTGACAAACAAGCCAATGAAAACAGGATAAAGTCAGGGTCTGGCCACACCCATGGCTGATCTTAACCCCTGTGAGAAAACAAAGCCGGGACACTATACGTGGTGAAAAAGTCACCTTACCACAGTGAAGTTATGTGACGACTATGCGCACAGACAGATGTTAATGAGGAACATTGCCCAGCTGCTGCAAATCAGCAAACCTTCCGGGAAGAGTCCATCCAGGGGCTCTAGTAACAACAAACACCCAGCATTGGTACAACCCTCCAGAATGTGCCACACATTCCCTCACACTCATTTATTCCCGGAACAACCTCGCAAGCTGTATTATGTTCATTTCCTTAACTCACAGCAAGGGCATAGGTACAAATTCATTCTTTATTGTGGAAACTAGTATTTATGGCATTTTAGCTTGTCTTTTAACTCTTGCAGCAACACAGCAAAGCAGGCATTATCCAAAGagaaggggccgggcgtggtggctcaggcctgtaatcctagcactctgggaggctgaggcgggcggatcgctcgaggtcaggagttcgaaaccagcctgagcaagagcgagaccccgtctctactataaatagaaagaaattaattgaacaactaatatatatatatagaaaaaattagccgggcatggtggcgcatgcctgtagtcccagctactcgggaggctgaggcaggaggatcgtttgagcccaggagtctgaggttgctgtgagctaggctgacaccacggcactcactctagcctgggcaacaaagcgagactctgtctcaaaaaaaaaaaaaaaaatctgcatctcatttgaatttaaaaaagaaaagaagaaaaaaaaataaaaaaaaaaaagagaaggaaactaaAAATCAGAGGCGTTAAGTGATTCGTCCAAGGTCACAGACAAGTGGCCCATCTGCAAGCTTCctccccactttacagaggagtTAAAACAAGGCCCtgaccgggtgcggtggctcacgcctgtcatcctagcactctgggaggccgaggcgggcggatggctcgaggtcaggagttcgagaccagcctgagcgagagccagaccccgtctctactataaatagaaagaaattaattggccaactgatacatatagaaaaaatcagccgggcatggtggtgcatgcctgtagtcccagctacacgagaggctgaggcaagaggattgcttgagcccaggagtctgaggttgctgtgagctaggctgacgccacggcactcactctagcctgggcaacaaagcgagactctgtctcaaaaataaaaataaaaaacaaggccCTGAGCCAGTCCAGTGACGGTGCTCACTTTGCAGCCTGCCGCACTGCGCCCCGCTCCGACAGAGCTCGGAGAGCAGCCCTCTCAGTTCTTCGCCAAAGAGCAGGGCAAGAACCCCAGCCCCGCCACCCTCCGGGGCCGGGGGCGTTCCCGGCCCAGACGCGGCCCTTCCCCTTCCCCGCGGCGCTCGCCGCCCTGCCCGGCCGTCCGCGGGGCCGCAGGCGGAGCCCCAAGAACGGGAGGGCGGGGTCCGACCGACAGCCCTCGTCCGGGGGCCGAGACAGACTAAGCGGAttagggccgggccgggccgccgAGCATCCTCCGCGGGGCCCAGGGCCGAGCTCCGAGCCGGGGCGGCGGGGCTGCGAGGGCGGCGCGGAGGGGCCGGAAGCCCCGACCCCAAGATGGACAGAAGCCGccgcccggccggccggccgggcccAGGCCCGCCGTCCGCTCACCCGCTCTCCTGCCGCCGCAGCCCCGAGTCCGACCCTAAAGGGGCTCTGAGCACCCCCGTCTCCCGACAGGTTGCGGCGCGGTCCGTGCCGAAGCCATCGTGAGAGCGGCGGCGACACCTGAGGCCTCCGCACCCGCTGGGGGTACACTGGCTGCCCGGCCGGCCGGCGGCCTGTGGTGGGACAGCCTCCCGAGAGCGCGGCGCTTCTCGCGAGACTCGGCccgggggaagaggaggagggggcgcGCGGGGCACGCCGGGAGTTGTAGTTCGCGGGCAGGAGGCCTCGCGCCCTCTGCTGGCTGCGAGGGTGGAATCCGCCCGCCGCGAAAGGAAGagccaccctcagcgcccgttgTGCGCCTGCGTGCGCGACTGGCTGAGAGAAGGTGGAGAGGGCGCAGTAAAGTGACGCCCACAAACCCAAGTCCACACGGCCCCCAAAAAGGGCTGCGGGGTGCCGGCCCTTGGCGCCCTGTGTTTCCCCGTTCACGGAGGTGAAGCTGAGGCGGGAGAGATGAGGGTTCTGTTTGATTAGCAAGCGGTGCGGTGAGCAGGGGCTGTCTTGCAAGGACAGGTGCGCTGGGCGGGGTTTATACCTGTAGCAGAACCAAAAAGGAGAGCTcacacctgcccccctcccccaggtaaGGAAGTTCTAGTCTCAGCTCCCTTTTAAGGCTGAGGAAAGTGGGGCTTGGAGAGGAGGAGTCCCTGCAGGTGTCGCCTCCTAAAGGAAGACTCCTGTTTTCCCCGACGGGTTTGCAAATagagcaaaaggaaaacacagaagcAGAGGAAGAAATTGCGAAAGTTCACCCGCCTTTCCACCCCAGGCTTTGCTCATGCAACTTTAAAATTAAGTGCCTTTTCCAGGTGCCTGAGTGCCCCACGAATTAAAGTCTTTTATAAATTCTACAATTAGCTTATGAACGGCACGGTTACGCTGCAGTGTGATCCGTGTGTTAAAAGTGTTACTTTGCTAATTTAGAGCTTTTgaaaatatgctatattttttaacctctgtggaaGCAAAGTGACACCTGACCCCTTCCCCACGAGGAAGGGATGCGTATCACATCCCACAGTCAGAAGGGGAAGAGTGGCACTTTGCACCCTTGTATAAATCATAAGGCAGGATCGTCTCATTTCATTCTTATCCACAAATACATGAAAACGTAAGCCTTTCCTGGAAGTTACTGTCTGATTAAAATAActttatctctgatttttttgTGGCACCAATGTCTAAAGCTATGTCATGGCCTTGGTAAAGAGTAGCCATGTGAGAAAATTGCTATTTTCTACAAAGAATAGACTAACTGTAAACTTTTAATCTTGGCTTTCTTGTGGGGGTTTCCCCTTTAAATaagtgttctgtttttttttttgtttgtttttttttttggagagttcATTCTCCTAAAGCCTAGACTCCCTTACTGGCCCTCTTTGGAAGTAAACTGCTTCGCTAAACGGCTTGTTTTCACGGCTTCCTGTCCTAGCAAGCGGTCCAGTCAGTCAGGACAGAACTGCAAGGCCAGAGGAGGGCGTTCCCTGTGCTGTCTGAGGTCAGGCCATCTCCCTCAGCTCCTGCGGCATACCCCATACCCCGttctgtgctttttttcccccacgaCTCTGGTTTTGGTTCTCAGCCAAGCCTGAATCCAGTTCTGGGCACAGCTGCTCCGTTTCCCCAAGAGTGGCGGCATCCTGGGAAAGGTGGGCTTTCGGTTCTGACTGTATGGTTCTTATCCCCTGGCAGACAACCGTCCCTACGTTTGGTTGGCCAGTAGTAAGTCCGGTTGCCTTTACAAGGTATACTTACAAGGAAACTAATTTTCCAAAAGTTTTTGTCTCTGAATCATCTTTTCCCATCTCCGTAGGCATTTCACACTTTAAGGAACTTGGAGCCTGAAGAACTGGAGTTGCCCAGTGTCTCTCTTACGTGCTCAGCTAGCAGTCCTGCATCCTGCCTGCCACAACCCTGCACGCCCCTtcatgggaggggggaggggggcggccAAGGAGTGGGACGGAatcctgcccacctgccctcctctAGACATCTCTCCTCTCTGGCAGCCCAGGCCCTCAGCAACGTGCCCTCTGAGAACGTGCCTTCAACTCCCTCGCCCCAGGGAAGTTAAAGTGGAGAAGCTGAAACCAAGAACAGCCAGCTGCCTAGTGTCAGCTCTTAGCTAGTCACTTGGTCACAGCGTCCAGCAGTGAAACTACCAGATGGGCCCTCAGCCCTGGATTTGGATTTCAATTCTTCCGTTTCTGGGCTGGGGTACCTTTGCCAAGGACCCCTTGAGAGTGTTATTTTCTCCTGCTGCCGAGTGGGACCACTCCACTCCCTAGACAGACCTGCTGTGCTCTCTCATGACCCATCCATCAGCAGACAACTCAGATGGCTGTGGGCGTGGCGTCTGCATTTCCCGGAGCTCTGTCTGGTAGCCCTGCCCACTGTATCATTATAGATGAGGCACTCAACCTAGCAATGCTCCAGAATTATCCATGTCCATTGCCCACTCGGCAGCAGGAGAAAATAACACTCTCAAGGGGTCCTTGGCAAAGGTACCCCAGCCCAGAAACGGAAGAATTGAAATCCAAATCCAGGGCTGAGGGCCCATCTGGTAGTTTCACTGCTGGACGCTGTGACCAAGTGACTAGCTAAGAGCTGACACTAGCAGCTGGCTGTTCTTGGTTTCAGCTTCTCCACTTTAACTTCCCTGGGGCGAGGGAGTTGAAGGCACGTTCTCAGAGAAGAAACAACTAGAACTAACATTGCCCTGTACTGGTGAGGGAGAAAGACTTCACTAAAGGAATTAACTTGgccgggcagtggctcacgcctgtaatcctagcactctgggaggccgagggaggaggatcaatcgaggtcaagagttcgagaccagcctgagcaagagggagaccccatctctactataaatggaaagaaattaattggccagctaaaatatatatagaaaaaacgtagccgggcatggtggcgcatgcttgtagtcccagctactcgggaggctgaggcaggaggatcgcttgagcccaggagattgaggttgctgtgagctaggctgacgccacggcactcactctagcctgggcaacaaagcgagactctgtcttaaaaacaaaacaaaacaaaaaaaactcttgTGTTTGAATGCAGGCTTCACCAGTGAACTGCGGTGCGaccccgggcctcagtttcccctcctggGAAGTATGGGAAGGGGTAACCCAGAAAAGCCACGAGCTAACGGCGACGGCGGCGGTGCATTGTGGGGCTCGTAGTGCGACCCGGCGTCCTGCGGCGACGGCGGCGGTGCATTGTGGGGCTCGTAGTGCGGCCCTGCGTCCTGCGGCGACGGCGGCGGTGCATTGTGGGGCTAGTAGTGCGGCCCGGCGTcctgcggcggcggcggtggcggcagTGCATTGTGGGGCTCGTAGCGCGGCCCTGCGTCCTGCGGCGACGGCGGCGGTGCATTGTGGGGCTCGTAGTGCGGCCCTGCGTCCTGCGGCGACGGCGGCGGTGCATTGTGGGGCTCGTAGCGCGGCCCGGCGTCCTGCGGCGACGGCGGCGGTGCATTGTGGGGCTCGTAGTGCGGCCCGGCGGGGCGGTGGGCGCGGCAGTCGGGGCAGTCGGCGCGGCAGTCGGGGCAGTCGCGGCGGGGCCATCTTCGGCGGGCGCCGCacctgcgcccggcctgcccgatGGCGCCGCGGCCGCTGGGCCCCTGGGCGCTGGCGCTGGGCGGCGCGGCGGCCGTGCTGGGCTCGGTGCTCTTCGTCCTCTGGAAGACCtaccgcggcggcggcggccgggagCGGCGCCGGGACCCGGGCGAGGCCTGGCGCGGCGCGGGGCCCGCCCGGCTCCCCGAGTGGCACGAGTGGGCCGTGAGTGTGCGGCCGGGCCGCGCGCGGGGCCGGGCCCGGGGTGCGCCCCGCCTGGGCCGACGGGTGTGGCCGCGGCCCGCGGGCCCCAGACGCCGGGGTCGGGGCTTGGCCGCGCGGGAGCGGGCGGGCGCGGAGCCGGGAACGGCGGGCGTGCGTGCGTGGCCGCCCCGCCACCGCGGGCCCCGGGCGCTCGGGCGGGCGCCGCAGCTGCAGGGCGCGCGGGGGAGCGGCCTCCGCGCCCGCCGGCACCTGCGCAGTGCGCGGCCGCGACGCCGGGGAGGCGCCAGGCTTCCAGGCCCGGCCAGGGGCGCGTTTCCCCGGTTGCCCCCGGGACGCGGGGACAGCCTGAGGGAGCTGAGGGTCCACGAGGGCGAGGAATCCGTCCGAGGGCACTTGGGGAAATCCCGAAATTAGGGCTTGGAACTCAGGACTGCCAAGGCAGCGCGCGTCCCATTGCTTCAGCtcgtgcctgcctgcctgtccccggCACTGGCGGTTTGGTTGGTGCCTTTGGGCTTCCCTTACTAAGGGCCGGGCTGGAGGTGGCCGGCCGGCTGCAGCCTGACCTCTGCCCCGCAGCAGCCCGAGTACGAGGAGGACGAGGAGCCGGCGCTGGAGGGGCTGGAGCAGCGCGAGGTGCTCGTGCTGGGGCTGGATGGCTCTGGGAAGAGCACGTTCCTGCGCGTGCTGTCGGGAAAGCCGGCGCTGGAAGGCCACGTGCCCACCTGGGGCTTCAACTCGGTGCGGCTGTCCTGCAGGGACTTCCAGGTGGACCTGCTAGAGAGTGAGCAGACGccccgtcccccctcccctccccattgcCTCTGCAGGACCGGGGCCTGGATGCTTTGCACGGGAGGGAGATTCCAAAATGCATGTCTAAGCAGGACACTGTCGTGCACGAAATCCTTCTCACCCCTCCCTGGGACACAGTCCAAGCTCTGTTTTCTGGCATTTGGGGCCCTTCATGATGGGCATCTCCAACTCGGTCACCTGCCCTGCAGCCCCTACTGAAGCCCACATGTCCTTACATGCCAACAGGTAAGGTTTCATATGCCAAGCACTTGACAGGCATTACTTCATAAAACCCTCCCAGCAACTCTATATAACTAGAATTGGTCACTGCCCTCGTTATATatccaaggaaactgaggccaagccAGTAGAATAATTtatccaaggtcacccagctttCTAGTCTTCAAATGTAGGCTAAGTGGCTCTAGGCCCTGGCTGTTAAGCACCATGCTCCATCGCTTGTTTCTGAGGGGTACCCGCTGATCCCTCTCTTACCTCCTGTCCTTTCCATGCACTGTTCCCCCAGTCTGAAAGCCCTTTCTTCCCTTGataaactcctactcatccttcaagattcTTGTGAGGCCTCCCTGGCTTCCATGCAAGGTTAAGAGCTCCTCCTCTGGGCTTCCCTCCTGCTGCAAGATTTGTGATACACCAGCCCCTGTCCCTGACTAGGCCACGGGCTCCTTGGGCACAAAGAGGGCTGATCCATATGTGGCCCCAGGGGCCCAGCCCCAAATAGGTGCTGGGAGGGCTTGTTGAGTATGTGATCAGAGAGGGTCCGAGGAGCCCCCTGCTCTCAGTCCTAAGCTTCTGTTTTTGGAAGAGGGTGACAGAGAAGGTATTGAGAGGGCAGCAGTACTTAGTCACTGATGTCTAGCTACAGGCTTGGTAGAGAGGGACAGGTGGACTTCCTGCTGGCCAGGGGACttagcgcagtggctcacgcctgtaatcctagcactctcggtggccgaggcaggtggattgctcaaggtcacgagttcgaaaccagcctgagaccctgtctctactaaaaaatagaaagaaattaattgaccagctaaaaatatatataccaaaaaaaaattagctggacatggtggctcatgcctgtagtcccagctactcaggaggctgaggcaggaggattgcttgagcccaggagattgagattgctgtgagctaggctgacgccacggcactcactctagcctgggcaacaaagtgagactctgtctcaaaaaaaaaaaagattgaacgGGGGATGGCTGTGCCTAGGCAGGGGGCAGAGGGTCCTGACTTTTCCAGACTTTAGGACTCCTGGCTACTGCCCACAGCCATCACTGACCAAAGTGGAAGCTAGGAATTGGCAAGAGGCAAGGCAACCTGGGGGAGAGAACTGAAAAGTACCATCTACTGAGCACCTACAAGGGCTGTCcaaaaagtatccagccatgcatACGATGGATACAATGGCTGGGTACTTTCCAGACGGCCCTGGTGTATGCCAGTCCTGTGAAAGGTACATTGCATGCAGTACCTTCGGGTTACTGCGCCCTGTTAGGTAAAGTTCAGTGGGGAAGAGACAGGTGCTCAAAGATAGGGACCTGCCCTCAGAGGCCCAGCTGTCGGCGCTGGGGCGAAACCCAGGTCCGACTGGCTCCGGGACCTGTGGTCTTTTCCACGCTCTGGCTGGTGGAACCTTGGGAAGCTGGAAGTGGGGTGGAGTCGGGGGCTGTGGGTAGAGAACCAGCGCCCGGGGAAGCTCTCAACTGGCCCCTGGCCTCTCTCCAGTCGGTGGCAGCCAGAACCTGCGCTTCTACTGGAAGGAGTTTGTGAATGAGGTGGACGTGCTGGTGTTCGTGGTGGACTCGGCGGACCGGCCGAGACTGCCTTGGGCCCGGCAGGAGCTACACAAACTGCTGGACAGGGACCCTGACCTGCCTGTCGTCATCGTGGCCAACAAGCAGGTGACAGCCGTGGGAGGGAGGCTCGGGCCAGCTGGATTTCAACTCAGAgctgccagggcaggggtgggggcactGCAGAGGGATTTGGGTCTTTGCTATGGCCCCGGGGAGGTTGGCTGACACATCATGCCCTCTCTTCTACCTGTGTTATTTCCTTatccctgcctctgtcttccttcttctttACCTCCCTATTATTCGTCACTCTGGagagataagaaaaattattctgaagtGCCTATGAtaagccaggcgaggtggctcacgcctgtaatcctaactctttgggaggccgaggcgggcggatcactcgaggtcaggagttcgaaaccaacctgagcaagagcgagaccccgtctttactgtaaatagaaggaaattaattggccaactaatacatatagaaaaaattagccgggcatggtggcacatgcctgccgtcccagctactcgggaagctgaggcagaaggatcacttgagcccaggagattgaggttgctgtgagctaggctgacgccacggcactcactctagcctgggcaacaaagtgagactctgtctcaaaaaaaattaaaaaaagtaccTATGATATGCCAGGCATGGTTTGAATGACATTTCTTATGATGCTTCTGTTGACCCTACAAGGTATGAGATactattcccatttcacagattggGAATCTGAAGAGAGAGGTTGTGTGACCTTGCCAAGGTTGTACACCTCAAGAGTAGTGGAATTAGGATGTCTGACTCCAGACCTGCACCTTTTCCACCCTGCTACACCTTTGCAACTTCTGGCTCTGCAGCAGAGAACTAAAACTGGGAAGTGACGAGAAGCAGAGCAGGTCAACTGATAATGATAACTAATGTTCATGCGTGCTT
The Microcebus murinus isolate Inina chromosome 28, M.murinus_Inina_mat1.0, whole genome shotgun sequence genome window above contains:
- the ARL10 gene encoding ADP-ribosylation factor-like protein 10, which codes for MAPRPLGPWALALGGAAAVLGSVLFVLWKTYRGGGGRERRRDPGEAWRGAGPARLPEWHEWAQPEYEEDEEPALEGLEQREVLVLGLDGSGKSTFLRVLSGKPALEGHVPTWGFNSVRLSCRDFQVDLLEIGGSQNLRFYWKEFVNEVDVLVFVVDSADRPRLPWARQELHKLLDRDPDLPVVIVANKQDLSEAVSVVELQRELGLQAVNSQREVFLLGASIAPEGPAGEPGTVHIWKLLLELLS